In a genomic window of Gossypium arboreum isolate Shixiya-1 chromosome 9, ASM2569848v2, whole genome shotgun sequence:
- the LOC108489883 gene encoding FCS-Like Zinc finger 8 isoform X1, whose amino-acid sequence MADCDSTLQSPTDKVQKKPTSFPKLLTGFTLKAFSDNTESIMSPKSILDSKPCSALKNPFWSESSTPKTPEPEAKHKLDSKGIGLAIVDSFKDDYFDPNLPKPVLFGSQLRIQIPSLPHVFSPAESPRTPPEFSTKTRTSQLSSFSSVLSPSSVRETLNSPRIFIGNLPASEMELSEDYTCVISHGSNPRTTHIFDDCIVESCCGVVGFSSPKRNWSSYQSENFLTYCYACKKNLSPGKDIYMYRSEKAFCSKECRYQEMMLEESTNKLESDDIFGTYS is encoded by the exons ATGGCAGATTGTGATTCTACTCTTCAATCTCCCACGGATAAGGTGCAAAAGAAGCCCACTTCATTCCCTAAATTGCTTACTGGTTTTACTTTAAAAGCGTTTTCTGATAATACTGAGTCTATTATGAGTCCAAAATCTATACTTGATAGCAAGCCCTGTTCAGCTTTGAAAAACCCTTTTTGGTCTGAATCAAGTACTCCTAAAACCCCCGAACCTGAAGCCAAACACAAGCTTGATTCCAAAGGGATTGGTCTTGCCATTGTTGATTCTTTCAAAGATGATTACTTTGATCCCAACTTACCAAAACCTGTCCTTTTTGGTTCACAACTTAGGATCCAAATCCCATCTTTGCCTCATGTTTTTTCACCAGCAGAATCTCCAAGAACACCACCTGAGTTTAGTACCAAGACAAGAACATCTCAGTTGAGTTCATTTTCTTCTGTTCTGTCCCCTTCTTCAGTAAGGGAAACCTTGAATTCACCAAGGATCTTCATTGGGAATCTCCCAGCTTCTGAAATGGAACTCTCAGAAGATTACACCTGTGTCATATCTCATGGAAGTAATCCAAGAACCACCCATATCTTTGATGATTGCATTGTTGAAAGCTGTTGTGGGGTTGTTGGTTTCTCCTCTCCGAAGAGAAACTGGTCAAGTTACCAATCAGAAAATTTCCTTACCTACTGTTATGCTTGTAAAAAGAATCTTTCTCCAGGAAAAGACATTTACATGTACAG AAGTGAGAAAGCATTTTGCAGCAAAGAATGTAGGTACCAAGAGATGATGCTAGAAGAAAGCACCAACAAACTAGAATCTGATGACATCTTTGGGACTTATTCCTaa
- the LOC108489883 gene encoding FCS-Like Zinc finger 8 isoform X2, which translates to MADCDSTLQSPTDKVQKKPTSFPKLLTGFTLKAFSDNTESIMSPKSILDSKPCSALKNPFWSESSTPKTPEPEAKHKLDSKGIGLAIVDSFKDDYFDPNLPKPVLFGSQLRIQIPSLPHVFSPAESPRTPPEFSTKTRTSQLSSFSSVLSPSSVRETLNSPRIFIGNLPASEMELSEDYTCVISHGSNPRTTHIFDDCIVESCCGVVGFSSPKRNWSSYQSENFLTYCYACKKNLSPGKDIYMYSEKAFCSKECRYQEMMLEESTNKLESDDIFGTYS; encoded by the exons ATGGCAGATTGTGATTCTACTCTTCAATCTCCCACGGATAAGGTGCAAAAGAAGCCCACTTCATTCCCTAAATTGCTTACTGGTTTTACTTTAAAAGCGTTTTCTGATAATACTGAGTCTATTATGAGTCCAAAATCTATACTTGATAGCAAGCCCTGTTCAGCTTTGAAAAACCCTTTTTGGTCTGAATCAAGTACTCCTAAAACCCCCGAACCTGAAGCCAAACACAAGCTTGATTCCAAAGGGATTGGTCTTGCCATTGTTGATTCTTTCAAAGATGATTACTTTGATCCCAACTTACCAAAACCTGTCCTTTTTGGTTCACAACTTAGGATCCAAATCCCATCTTTGCCTCATGTTTTTTCACCAGCAGAATCTCCAAGAACACCACCTGAGTTTAGTACCAAGACAAGAACATCTCAGTTGAGTTCATTTTCTTCTGTTCTGTCCCCTTCTTCAGTAAGGGAAACCTTGAATTCACCAAGGATCTTCATTGGGAATCTCCCAGCTTCTGAAATGGAACTCTCAGAAGATTACACCTGTGTCATATCTCATGGAAGTAATCCAAGAACCACCCATATCTTTGATGATTGCATTGTTGAAAGCTGTTGTGGGGTTGTTGGTTTCTCCTCTCCGAAGAGAAACTGGTCAAGTTACCAATCAGAAAATTTCCTTACCTACTGTTATGCTTGTAAAAAGAATCTTTCTCCAGGAAAAGACATTTACATGTACAG TGAGAAAGCATTTTGCAGCAAAGAATGTAGGTACCAAGAGATGATGCTAGAAGAAAGCACCAACAAACTAGAATCTGATGACATCTTTGGGACTTATTCCTaa
- the LOC108452655 gene encoding CASP-like protein 1C1: MAETKRIFTFLLRFIAFCTTLSAVIIMVSSRQRATVLVFSFEAKYSDTPAFKYFVIVNAIVSIYGFLVLFLPSKSLLWRLVVALDAVFTILLTSSISAALAIAYVGEKGNPIAGWLPICDQVTKYCNQVKGALIVGFISVVLYMLLFLYSLHTVLNPLLLDKS; encoded by the exons ATGGCTGAAACCAAGAGGATCTTCACTTTCCTGCTAAGGTTCATAGCCTTTTGCACCACACTTTCAGCTGTTATTATAATGGTTTCTAGCCGTCAAAGAGCTACTGTTTTGGTGTTCTCGTTTGAAGCTAAATACTCGGATACACCAGCTTTTAA GTACTTTGTTATTGTAAATGCAATAGTAAGCATCTATGGGTTCTTGGTGTTGTTTCTTCCATCCAAAAGTCTTCTTTGGCGATTAGTTGTTGCACTAGATGCG GTTTTCACCATTTTGCTTACCTCAAGCATATCAGCAGCCTTAGCGATTGCTTATGTGGGGGAGAAAGGGAACCCAATTGCAGGTTGGCTACCAATATGTGACCAAGTCACCAAGTATTGCAACCAAGTTAAAGGAGCATTAATTGTTGGGTTCATCAGTGTAGTTCTCTATATGTTGCTCTTCCTTTACTCTCTTCACACTGTTCTAAACCCTCTTCTTCTTGACAAGTCTTAA
- the LOC108454228 gene encoding folate-biopterin transporter 1, chloroplastic-like isoform X1, whose translation MSGVLPLSSREDEPFIGARNSAGNGDSLAIEMEQETSTSTSSGGSSRKKNSRLKCFGVDLSPDNVAVAMVYFVQGVLGLARLAVSFYLKDDLHLDPAETAVVTGFSALPWLVKPLYGFISDSIPLFGYRRRSYLVLSGLLGALSWSLMATFVDSKYGAACCILLGSFSVAFSDVVVDSMVVERARGESQSVSGSLQSLCWGSSAFGGIVSSYFSGSLVDAYGVRFVFGVTALLPLITSAVAVLVKEQRVIGQARGPNVPLGNSSFLKSSKENIIQLWTAVRQPNVFLPTVFIFLWQATPQSDSAMFFFTTNKLGFTPEFLGRVKLVTSVASLAGVGLYNGFLKNVPLRKIFLATTVTGTVLGMTQVFLVTGLNRQFGISDEWFAIGDSLILTVLSQASFMPVLVLAAKLCPEGMEATLFATLMSISNGGNVLGGLIGAALTQIFGVTKDKFDNLAALIILCNLSSLLPLPLLHLLPRDDSDTASKVYTELEESGEENCKYHGTVTTTSPKLSSIEMT comes from the exons ATGTCCGGCGTCCTCCCGCTTTCCTCCAGAGAAGACGAGCCATTTATAGGTGCTAGAAATA GTGCTGGAAATGGAGACTCGTTAGCAATCGAGATGGAGCAAGAGACGAGTACTTCGACGAGTTCTGGCGGGAGTTCGAGGAAAAAGAACAGCAGATTGAAATGTTTCGGCGTCGATCTGTCGCCAGATAATGTGGCAGTTGCTATGGTGTACTTCGTTCAAGGCGTTTTAGGCCTTGCAAGGCTTGCTGTTAGCTTTTACTTGAAAGATGATTTGCATCTTGATCCTGCTGAA ACAGCTGTGGTAACCGGTTTTTCTGCACTACCATGGCTTGTTAAGCCACTTTATGGTTTTATTAG TGATTCAATCCCACTGTTTGGTTATCGGAGAAGGTCATACTTGGTTCTATCAGGACTTCTTGGTGCTCTTTCATGGAGTTTGATGGCCACCTTTGTTGACAGCAAGTATGGTGCTGCATGCTGCATACTTCTTGGATCTTTTTCTGTTGCCTTCTCGGATGTT GTTGTAGATTCCATGGTTGTGGAGAGGGCTCGTGGGGAGTCACAAAGCGTGTCGGGTTCTCTTCAGTCTCTATGCTGGGGATCTTCAGCTTTTGGTGGAATTGTGAGTTCCTATTTTAGTGGCTCTCTGGTGGATGCTTATGGTGTAAG GTTTGTTTTTGGTGTCACTGCATTGTTACCACTGATAACATCTGCTGTTGCTGTTCTTGTAAAAGAACAGCGTGTGATTGGCCAAGCAAGGGGGCCAAATGTTCCTTTGGGAAATTCTAGCTTTCTTAAAAGctcaaaagaaaacattattcaGTTGTGGACTGCTGTCAGACAGCCCAACGTATTTCTTCCCACAGTTTTTATTTTCTTGTGGCAGGCAACACCACAATCGGACTCTGCCATGTTTTTCTTTAC CACAAATAAACTTGGTTTCACCCCAGAATTTCTAGGACGTGTCAAACTTGTTACTTCAGTTGCATCGCTGGCTGGAGTTGGACTGTATAATGGTTTTTTAAAAAATGTTCCTTTGCGGAAGATTTTTCTTGCCACAACAGTTACTGGTACAGTTCTTGGAATGACTCAG GTCTTTCTTGTCACGGGATTGAACCGACAGTTTGGAATAAGTGATGAGTGGTTTGCAATTGGGGATTCCTTGATTCTAACAGTCCTTAGTCAG GCTTCTTTCATGCCTGTTCTCGTACTTGCTGCAAAACTATGTCCAGAAGGAATGGAAGCAACACTTTTTGCAACCCTGATGTCCATATCAAACGGAGGCAATGTCCTTGGTGGTCTGATAGGCGCTGCCTTGACTCAAATATTCGGTGTAACAAAGGATAAATTCGATAACCTAGCCGCCTTGATAATCCTCTGTAACCTCTCGTCACTGTTGCCTTTGCCACTACTTCACCTCCTTCCTCGAGATGATTCCGACACTGCTTCTAAG GTTTACACAGAATTAGAAGAAAGTGGGGAAGAGAACTGTAAATATCATGGAACGGTTACTACTACGAGTCCCAAACTTTCCtcgattgaaatgacttaa
- the LOC108454228 gene encoding folate-biopterin transporter 1, chloroplastic-like isoform X2 produces the protein MSGVLPLSSREDEPFIGAGNGDSLAIEMEQETSTSTSSGGSSRKKNSRLKCFGVDLSPDNVAVAMVYFVQGVLGLARLAVSFYLKDDLHLDPAETAVVTGFSALPWLVKPLYGFISDSIPLFGYRRRSYLVLSGLLGALSWSLMATFVDSKYGAACCILLGSFSVAFSDVVVDSMVVERARGESQSVSGSLQSLCWGSSAFGGIVSSYFSGSLVDAYGVRFVFGVTALLPLITSAVAVLVKEQRVIGQARGPNVPLGNSSFLKSSKENIIQLWTAVRQPNVFLPTVFIFLWQATPQSDSAMFFFTTNKLGFTPEFLGRVKLVTSVASLAGVGLYNGFLKNVPLRKIFLATTVTGTVLGMTQVFLVTGLNRQFGISDEWFAIGDSLILTVLSQASFMPVLVLAAKLCPEGMEATLFATLMSISNGGNVLGGLIGAALTQIFGVTKDKFDNLAALIILCNLSSLLPLPLLHLLPRDDSDTASKVYTELEESGEENCKYHGTVTTTSPKLSSIEMT, from the exons ATGTCCGGCGTCCTCCCGCTTTCCTCCAGAGAAGACGAGCCATTTATAG GTGCTGGAAATGGAGACTCGTTAGCAATCGAGATGGAGCAAGAGACGAGTACTTCGACGAGTTCTGGCGGGAGTTCGAGGAAAAAGAACAGCAGATTGAAATGTTTCGGCGTCGATCTGTCGCCAGATAATGTGGCAGTTGCTATGGTGTACTTCGTTCAAGGCGTTTTAGGCCTTGCAAGGCTTGCTGTTAGCTTTTACTTGAAAGATGATTTGCATCTTGATCCTGCTGAA ACAGCTGTGGTAACCGGTTTTTCTGCACTACCATGGCTTGTTAAGCCACTTTATGGTTTTATTAG TGATTCAATCCCACTGTTTGGTTATCGGAGAAGGTCATACTTGGTTCTATCAGGACTTCTTGGTGCTCTTTCATGGAGTTTGATGGCCACCTTTGTTGACAGCAAGTATGGTGCTGCATGCTGCATACTTCTTGGATCTTTTTCTGTTGCCTTCTCGGATGTT GTTGTAGATTCCATGGTTGTGGAGAGGGCTCGTGGGGAGTCACAAAGCGTGTCGGGTTCTCTTCAGTCTCTATGCTGGGGATCTTCAGCTTTTGGTGGAATTGTGAGTTCCTATTTTAGTGGCTCTCTGGTGGATGCTTATGGTGTAAG GTTTGTTTTTGGTGTCACTGCATTGTTACCACTGATAACATCTGCTGTTGCTGTTCTTGTAAAAGAACAGCGTGTGATTGGCCAAGCAAGGGGGCCAAATGTTCCTTTGGGAAATTCTAGCTTTCTTAAAAGctcaaaagaaaacattattcaGTTGTGGACTGCTGTCAGACAGCCCAACGTATTTCTTCCCACAGTTTTTATTTTCTTGTGGCAGGCAACACCACAATCGGACTCTGCCATGTTTTTCTTTAC CACAAATAAACTTGGTTTCACCCCAGAATTTCTAGGACGTGTCAAACTTGTTACTTCAGTTGCATCGCTGGCTGGAGTTGGACTGTATAATGGTTTTTTAAAAAATGTTCCTTTGCGGAAGATTTTTCTTGCCACAACAGTTACTGGTACAGTTCTTGGAATGACTCAG GTCTTTCTTGTCACGGGATTGAACCGACAGTTTGGAATAAGTGATGAGTGGTTTGCAATTGGGGATTCCTTGATTCTAACAGTCCTTAGTCAG GCTTCTTTCATGCCTGTTCTCGTACTTGCTGCAAAACTATGTCCAGAAGGAATGGAAGCAACACTTTTTGCAACCCTGATGTCCATATCAAACGGAGGCAATGTCCTTGGTGGTCTGATAGGCGCTGCCTTGACTCAAATATTCGGTGTAACAAAGGATAAATTCGATAACCTAGCCGCCTTGATAATCCTCTGTAACCTCTCGTCACTGTTGCCTTTGCCACTACTTCACCTCCTTCCTCGAGATGATTCCGACACTGCTTCTAAG GTTTACACAGAATTAGAAGAAAGTGGGGAAGAGAACTGTAAATATCATGGAACGGTTACTACTACGAGTCCCAAACTTTCCtcgattgaaatgacttaa